Within Macaca nemestrina isolate mMacNem1 chromosome 12, mMacNem.hap1, whole genome shotgun sequence, the genomic segment GTGTCCTTTCCATCATCtggatttttctgatttttttatctgGCTCACTCTTACTCACTCTCCAGTCTTCATCTTAGTGGTCACTTCTCCCCGGAATGCCCGTGACCCCTTAAGATAGCAGTGCTGCAAATACCAAAAGCTGAACTTATAACCAGACTCACAGGCAACACCTTGTCCTGTGCCATGCTTCACTAATGATGAGGAAATGAGAAAGAGTAGGAGAAAGGAGGCAAAACAAATGTCATTTCCATCGCAGAGGCCTCAAGGCCAGCCCACTTGATTCTCTGGAGATCCTATTCTGCATAACAATGATGAAAGGTAGCCTGGGAAAGCCATTTGTCTGAGGCTTCACCTTTGATACTTTACTAGTTACTAAACTAAGAGACAGATTCCATTCTTTAGTGTACCTTTGCCTCATAAATCCATACATAGCAGGGCTATTTATTTCCAATAAAGTATCCATATAGATTAGGTATATTCTATTGACAATTTTATTAAAGTTCTTCATTTATCTTCCAGATAGTAGATTCTATCAACCAAGTTACATAAAGAGTTCTGATTCCCAGAGGTAAGAACTGAGCCTGGCTTTCTGGTGACATGTTTACTGGTAACCCCGTCCTTCCCTACAACGCTTAAGCATATTTAAAGACTATACCCtcccctgcctccagcctggaTTGTGAGCTCCTCAAGAGCACGGCTGTGTCTTTTAATATCAAGTCTCCATGTGAGAGAGTTCCTGCCGTATCATAAATGCCCAATCAACATTTGTAAGTGAAGAAAGCTATTCTGTGGTATCTGCTTTAATATTAAGAGATGGCTTGCCCAAGATTGCTAAGCAGCTTCATTGTCTAAAATGGAACTAGATTCTGTGGGTAGCAGGTCCATTGGTGCCACTCACAGGGGGCCTCAAAGTAACCCGCCAACCCCACTGATCTGCGGGAGTCTTTATTGTCTTCCAGTACAGAGACGTAAAATGGTATATTCTTCTGACACAGATACTTCTGGTGTCGCACCAGCAGCTGTGCCATGTTGCCTTTCTTTCGGTATTTTTCCATGCAGTAGCCCATTCCTACTTCACAAGAAGGGTCCATGGTTATCCATGAGATTGGGGTCCCCTCTGGGCCGAGCACACAGGCTGCTGGCAGGACTTCTATGCAGCGCTTGATGTAACGCAGGCTCCTCTCATTCTTCCCTCGCTTCCAATTGTCATTTACCAGCCCGGAATAAGAAATATCCAGCTGGGCATAATTAAAGTTGGGAGTTTTCCTgtagaaaacataaagaaagacAATAACTTTCATCCCCACTCTTGTAATTTCTGGGTACCATTCTATTCTAGAGATCCCAGGCCCTCTTCTTGTTTAAAGACCCACCAGTGCAAAGTTGCGTATTTTGACCATTGATAACCTTTATTCATCCCAAGCAATGGATTCATACTCTCTTCACTCCAAAACTGATTTATGTGAGTTACAAAAATGTACAAGGAATGGCAATTATAAATGATCAGCACATGATTTTTGTACCTCTCAAATTCATCATCTGGTTGGCCTGTCTCTGCCCAGCTTCCAAGCTTGCTTTTATTGGAGGCATGGAGTTTCAGGAAATCTTCTGTAATAAAGAGGCCTGCTCTTGAATGCTCTACCTTCACTGAATTTGAAAATGCAGCCGCTCTTATCTCCTCACCCAAACTTTCTTGAAGACCTGGGAAGAAAGGCAAGAAAGCAATATTGTCAGACATGGAGTTCTCTACTTATACTGCTCCCACCTGATTAAACCTCAGTGCTTAGTAGTTCTCAGACTTGAGTTTACACCACAATCAGGAGTCCTTGTCACACCACAGATTACTCTACCTCTCCCATCCCACAGAGTTTCTGTGAGTTTATACTTCTAATGAGCTCTCAGGTGATGCTAATGCTATTCGTTGAAGACacaatttgagaagcactgctggttgcccatttctTCAGACCCATTACCTTGGATTCGGAGTCTCTGTTTCCAGTTTATGATCTCACAATTTTTCAAAACGTCTTGTGATTTTTGAGGCTCTTTGGAGAATATATGATATATGTTTGTGGATGAATCCATGTCGTCTGTCATCTCCTGTATAGGATGGTGAGAGGTCAGATCATTCCCTTGAACTTTTTCTTCACCTCTCGCTGATTGTAattctcagaaaaatgaaaattgaaaggAAATTTTTAACACTGGCCCATGATGGCTGCAGTTGGGCACACGGATAATAAAACCCAGGCCTATAAGCTACTGCTGACCTCTTAACTGTGTAACTGGAGTTTGTTAAATATTTAACACTGACAAGTACTGGTTATAAACCTGCTTATCAGATGCATAACAAAAACAGGATGAAAGCAGTCACCCTCCACCAGGCCTTATATACCTCACCTTTCTTCCTACCCACTCAACTGCACACTTAccttattttatatatagcatCACCGAGAACCCAGCAGAATCAAAGGAATGCAACAATTCCTTCTCTCCCTGCTTCACTTACCCCGTTTGCCATGCGTACCCCCCTGCTATATATACTGTGCCCCATGTAACCTCCTGTGGGACATATTCTGGGTTGTACAGAGTCTGTGTTGCTAGGATTAAGTCCTTAAACTTGGATCAGAATAAATTTAACTGTGAATTCTCTAAGTTTTAGTGCCTACTGTATCACCAGACACCTAGAATCTATAGTGTCCTAGAACCTACAGTGTCCAGGGCTTGAGCAAGATACTTTAGTGAATATAGACATTAAGGAGACATTGCCTTTTCCTAAGGCTACAAGATATCAACCTATTCGAAGAGTGACATTGCCTTTACAGCCAGAAGCCCACAAAATAGAATGAAGTAACTGAATTTTTGGTAGCACTCTGCATAATTTAGGTGGTGTTAGACTCATGGGTTTGAAAGAAAGAGACTCGTGATCCCATTCTGGCAAGCCACAAACTTCATGGGACGATGAGTATCTGTTTCTCCGgggaaatataaataataagtgTGAGAGTTTTAGCAGTGAATGTATTAATATAatgttgaaaattatatttttaagagtaaaaTGGAAGATAGTgtatgtaattttaaagaaaCCTTCAAGAATTTGAGGGTGCTTTTATAAATACAAGTTCCTGAATATGGCCAAGACCGACACCTCAGTGAATTTACAAGAGTAGATGTTTTAAAAGAcccaattttaaaagaatgactgAAAATAGCCAAGTAGATAgtcaagaaattataaaaagaatatcAAACTAGAAAATAGCAAATGGAacaatttgtaaaaatgaaaGCCATAATTAATGAATTGTAGAACAAGACAGAGTGCAAAGGATATATAAAGccaaaacttcatttttaattggcaaaaatagaaagagaagagagagagagagaaacttctGGTAAGGGTTTCGAAGGAAAtacatgagaaagagaaaaaagaaaaaaaaaggcatagcgtatgagctctgagaacggaaatagaaaagaaaagaagacttaTAATAGCAGATTATATACTACTCCAAGGCAACATATTTACTGATAAAGAAATGGATGTTATACCTCAAGAATAAACTATCAAAACTGACTTTcacaaaatagaaaacttcaaCAAACTAATAGAAAATATCAGCAATTGAATTAAACAACTACCATTTGAAAAGTGAACAATAATGATGGCCTCCATCTCcctccatgttgctacaaaggacaatattttatcttttctattgctgtgtaatattccatagGAATATACataccaagttttttttttttttatccagtctacctttgatgggcacctgggttgattccacgtctttgctattgtgaacagtgcagcATGAACATACTAGTGCGTGTGTCATTTTGGTAgaatgattcattttcttttgggtatttatctagtaatggcattgctgggttgaatggcaactctgttttaagttctctaagacatttccagactactttccacagtgcgataatcctaagcaaattaatgctgTAACGGAAAAtcaaatgtcacatgttctcactcataactgggagCTAAGCATTGACCATACATGGACACAAATGTTGGAACAATAGACATTGTGGACTCTACAGGGTGGAGGGAAAGGGGCTGGCTtagaaaactacctattgggtactatgctcactaccaggGTGATGGGATTTGTCTGTACTCCAAgactcagcatcatgcaatattcacatgtaacaaatctgcatatgtaCCCACTTTATCTAAAAggaaagttgaaattaaaaaataaaaagtagccaaaatcagattattttacatttaaattctaCATAAGCCAAAACCAAACACATAATTTTAATAGTAGACGTTGGTAACAGATGAAAAGATCCTAATTCCAAATCTggtaaagaaacaacaaaaagagagtTACTGACCATATTGGCTTttgaatacagatgcaaaaattctgaataaaatattCAGTAGCATATGAAAGAATGTGAACATGAACAGTTTGTTTTAGAAAGGCCAGAATGACTCTGATCAGAAAAGATCTCTTAGTGTaataaattaaaggagaaaaaaattgcatGAGTATacaaattgccacaaaaagacaaaaatgaaataacataaaatttgcccttcattctaaatataatttctatGAAAGTAGGAACAACAGTAAAGTGCTCTAGTAAAGACAGAATTAAATGCAATTCCAAATGTAAGTGGTTATAGCTATTTCATTAAAATCAGGAATGAGACAAGGATAGAACTATTATTATGGTTAGTTGGTATTGTTTCTTAGGTTGTGCATtatgcaataaggcaagaaactAAAAACCCATACAAATATTGACAAAGAAGCAGCAAATTACTTTGTTTGTAGATTACAAATTACACATTTAGAAAATCCAAGAaacttcaacaaaaacaaaaacaaataacaccCCACACAAACAAACAGGATTTTAAAGAATAGCGTGACATATTTGGAAATCAAGAGTATAAAtagaaagaaatcacaaaataataatcctcagaaatagaaaaggaaaaataatttaagaatcttaaaaaaatttataaaatatctgaGGGTAAACTTAATGGGAAATCACGTAGTTTACCACAggaaaacattaacattttacCAGATGGCATAGAACACAAAGTGAAAAGCATGAGAGAAAGACCATATttcttgataaaaatatttagtatCACAAAAATATTAATCCTTCCACAATTGTCTAAAAAAGCTCCTCCAATACAAGTCACAATTGCAATAGTTAGTTGGGGTAGTTGGGGAACTGAGAATTTAGTTTTTGTTCATATAGCTCTTAAGTTTATAAGAAATAGGAAAGTAAGAAAATGATTAGTGAAGTGTGATTTGCTTTATTAGATATTAAAACTTGCCACAAAACAGAGAAATAGCATGAGAAAAGActagaaacaaatacaaaaatagctacaaaatatataaaagtgttATATGACAAAATAGACATTTATGTTTCAgtagtggaatgatttatttaCTAAGTAGTACTGACATAATTAGCCAGCCATAAGggagataaatataaaagaatgttAATTCATgctattcaaaaatatattccaaatagAATGAAGTTTGAAACgtcaaaagtaaaaattaattcactgtaagacaaaatacaaaaaacttgtATGATCTTAGATTAGGAAAAATCTTCCTAATTAttaacgaaaaaaaaaaagaaataaaacaaagcctCAGAAATCATagtgaaaaagataatatatttgattacatgaaattaaaaatttcttcatGTGAAAATCTCtatcaataaaatagaaactaaTTCTAAATTGGGCAACAAATTTGTAGCATACACCTTGTGTTAGTATCCCCAGTATCCAAAACACATAGAGAATTTTAAGAATGACACATAAACTCCTGTGTAAAAATGGTCAAACAATATAAACAGTTTAGAAGTAAACCCCAAATGActgacaaacatatgaaaatatatgttgaatatcactagtcagggaaatgcaaattaaatctaCAATAAGATGCCACTTTTCACCCACCAGTTTGGCATAAACTAAAAGATGGATAACATTcagtgctggtgagaatgtgggaaACAATTCTTCCACAAATTGCTGATGGAAATAAAGCTGTGGAATCCTTTGGGAAGGTAATCTGGCAGTGCCTACTTAGGATAAGATAAACTCTGACTTGAAGGTTTCCCTTTTGGAAATCAATTGTATGGAGAAAAGTTTCCAGGATGTCAAGACATGTATACCAGGATGTTTATTGAAGCATTGTTTGTAGTGGCAAAGAAGTATGAACAATTTGAACCCAACAGGAGGAGAATGACTGACTGAATAGCATTGCATAGACTCTATGGAATGCCACAGTTATTAAAACGAATACGTTAGTGCTGTATTGATTCACTCAAAGCAATGTCCATATGTCAAGGGCAAATTAAAAAGTATGACAGAAGAGATCATAAGTGAATATCCGTTTGTGTGTTAATATGGGCAAGGACACTGATTACCCCAAGGGTTAGAaatggaggagaggaggggaaaggaggtgAGGTGTTATTAAATTCTTAAAATCATGCTGGATTTTTCCACTTGTATAATCAGCATATATTATCTTTGTGAttaaaaaccaacaaagaaaaagttaatttttttctacaaaaattCTCCTGCATCTCACCCTAAAAAGTTCTTATTCAAAATCGCATTGACTTTCAATATGTTTTTCaatacttttcaaaaagaaacGTGTTATAATATGGAATCAGACTAGATGAATGTATTTCCAAGTAAATTGCAGCATActtcattctttccatttttttggtcaCATATGTGTGGCATggaacttttatattttaatatttttgtttattgactcacttttttttttttttttttgagacggagtcttgatctgtcacccaggctggagttcagtggcacaatctcggctcactgcaacctctgcctcctgtgttcacgccattctcctgcctcagcctcccgagtagctgggactataggtgctcgccactacgcccggctaattttttgtattctttagtagagacggggtttcactgtgttagccaggatggtctcgatctcctgacctcgtgatccaccctctttggcctcccaaagtgctgggattacaggcatgagccaccacgcccggcctattgaATCACTTTATAAAAACTAGCCTTGTTCAAAGCAATGCATATATAAAGTTACAGTTTAATGGTACAGTTACGTTGCTACAATACACATAGCAACTACCAAGTTACTGAAGTAAAAATATTTGACTTCGTACAGTTATTTAGCATATCACGCTTTGAAGAAATTGGACCATGGATTAAATAAACTAAGCATTAATCTTCGATCCCACATTGTCAGGAAGCCAGGAGATCAAAAGAAGTCCCTGGGGAAAGTGTTAGGCTCAGCTTATTATTATTTGGGGGCTCAGCATCTATAACCACATGAAGCTGGGCTGGCCATGAGGCTTCAGTTCACTAACCAGATGTGCATGAAACAGACACAAAAAGGGAAAGTCTTTAGGGCAAAAAAATAGACCTAGGTTTGTATTACTATTTCAGCTTAATCGTGTATTCCTTGTGTGTCCTCAGCCAATAATGGCTAATTATGGCAAATACTATTTAGAATTATGTGCTATGTACTAAGGGTTTGACATATGGTTTCTCATTTATCTTGAGACTACCTTGAGTAATCCTCTGAAGAAGGTCctcttatttttcccattttaacaGATGATAAAACTCAGAGAAGGGCCTATGGTTATATAGCTAGTAAAAGTGGCAGAGTCCACTGAACTTGAATTCAGATTGGGCAATGCTTTAACATCTGGTATCCAGCAGCTACATGACTTAATATTTCTCAGTGtggtttccttatctctaaattGAAGATATTAATGCTCACTTCATAAAATTGTTCTGAGGATGACAGTCACTAATGAGTGAAGTGCTTCCACATAGTTGACACACAGTAATTTTGTGACCCTTCCCTGGTTCCTGAgaagtaacttttttttaagacagggtctcactctgttgcccaggctggagtacagtggtgtgatcttggctcactgcagcctcgaccttctggggctcaagccatcctcccaccacagtcTCCTGAGTGTCTGAgtataggcaggtgccaccacaccctgctaattttgtttattttttgtagagatgaggtctcactatgttgcacaggctggcctcaaactcctggcctcaagcaatccttctgccttgacctcccaaagtgctgggatcacaggtgtaagacaccatgcctggccctgagaGGTAATTTTACCGGTTGACTTCtggtttggattttgtttttaagtcactGTTCTGATATCTCAGACACCCAACTTTCCCTGTAAAGTGGCCTCCATTCAGCCCCTGCAGGTAACCCCTGCCACCTCAAAGGGCCCTTAATCTGTGAGTGTCAGCCTTGTCCTTTTGCTCCCCTTCCCCCTCGAACCCTTTCTCAAATGTTTTATGCTTTAGAGGAAGAATAGGAATATGTGGCACTCATGTAAGGTGCCAAGTACTGAAGAAGTGTTTTAAAATACTCACTTTTCCTTTCACCCTATAAAAGCAGCCCTGGTGTCTGAACTGGTCAGTTCCTCAGGCCCTTTGGACCTGCCTGGATCCACCAGTCCCTGTCTGTGTGCCTACCTGTTTTTGAGGCCGGATAATAACCATCTGATAGTCGGGCCAGGAGTCCACCAACACCTCCATGTTGAAGGGGTTCCCGTGATTGATGTGATACACAGAGCCGTACACCTGACAGAGGGATGAAAGGGACTAGGAGAGGTGGAGATCCCCAGAGATGGGGATCTGGAtgtgaagaggaagagaaaaatggaggTCAAGAGACAGTACTGGGACCAAGACAATGAAGGTGAGATGAACAGCGTCTCCAGGACCATATTGATGGATGTGAAGTCACAAGCAGGCAGGCAGAACTCACAGGCAGGTGTCCTTGTGATACCAAAGAGCTACTGTGCACTAGCTGGGCACTTGGCAATGCTCTTAGCACTTACAATGTATGAATTTATTTAGTGTCCACAACAACTTTAAGAGGTAGGTGCTaatgtttttcccattttattgatgaaaaGACCAAAGGTAAAGGCACAGAAAGGTAAAGAAACATGCACAAAGCAATCCGACACTCCCATTGTTCCCTCACCTTCAGGGACACAGGGATGCTCCTGGCCAGGGATTTGTATAGGGCCAGCAGCTTCTGGGAATTATTCAGTAGGATCATATTGTGGGATGCTTCAGTCCTTGAGCCCTTCAAGAAGAAACTCTGAAAAGAAGTGAAGGGAAAATGGTAAGAGAACAAATGTGTAAAATGCACTTTATACATTTCCATTGAAGTAGCACTCACGATGCAGATACTGTTAGTGTCGTCTTCATTTGGAATACACCAAAGCTCAGAGAGACTAAGTAAATTTCTCAAATTCTTACAGAGATAAATGCCAGAGTCAGATTTTGAAACCATATATGAATGACTCCAAAACCCATGCCCTTCCTCCCTGCTGGAATGAAGAATCCCatatttatctaaaatattgGGTTTACTCTCAGCTTCTCTTGATTAACTTAGCCAATGATTTTTTCCCACCTAGGtgcacaagaaaaatgaaacaaaggggGTAGAACACAAACATCCCTGTGAATTTTCAAACGCCAAATTTTATAACTCCTACAACGTTACTGCTTACTACCAGTTTTCTGACCCAGTGAGATATAAGAGGCCTTTAACTGGATCCAAGCCGGTTAATTCCAAGACCACATCCGTTCCTAGACCCAGTCCATTTTACGTTGTGACTCCAAACCCAGTTTGGATCAGAAATTTGCTCAAAGCAACTCAGAGAGCTCAAAACACAAATGTGTGAAGCTCCAAAATGCGAGAGGGAGCTTACTTATGATCCTCAGCCACTCTGAGAGATCAATGGACACAGTGGATCATGCCGGTACCTTTCGTGTTTACTCAGTGCTCCTGGAGATACTGGAAGCTCCACTTCAGATCCTGCTTCTGACACCATCTGATaagagaaaaacttcagctgaattaaatttaaaggcgtttaattgagcaatgaacaatttgtGAATCAGGCGGCTttcagaatcacagcagattcacagaggcTCTGGGGGTTGCCTCGAAGTAAAAACCAatttatagaccaaaaaaaaGGTATAGTGACATACAGGAACCGGAAGTGGGGTACAGAAACAGTGAGATTGGTTACAACTGgtcgtttgccttatttgaacagttTGAACAGTCAGCAGTctgtgagtggttgaagtatggctgctgggattggctaACACTCAAGTATTGTTAGAGGTGCACACTACTAgattaggttttcaatcttgtctgaTTATTAAGGTAGGTTACAGTTCACCCACAAGGACTCAAATGaagaagtacagagtccttctcaggccatatttagtttgctttaacactTTGTAGCAAAATTCACTGGAAGGATTGTCCAGACATGCTATCTCCAAACCCCCTCCCAATCTTATCTAATTGAGATTTTGCTGGTACCATTCTACTGAAACACTTTT encodes:
- the LOC105496098 gene encoding glycine N-acyltransferase-like protein 1 isoform X1, which produces MILLNNSQKLLALYKSLARSIPVSLKVYGSVYHINHGNPFNMEVLVDSWPDYQMVIIRPQKQEMTDDMDSSTNIYHIFSKEPQKSQDVLKNCEIINWKQRLRIQGLQESLGEEIRAAAFSNSVKVEHSRAGLFITEDFLKLHASNKSKLGSWAETGQPDDEFERKTPNFNYAQLDISYSGLVNDNWKRGKNERSLRYIKRCIEVLPAACVLGPEGTPISWITMDPSCEVGMGYCMEKYRKKGNMAQLLVRHQKYLCQKNIPFYVSVLEDNKDSRRSVGLAGYFEAPCEWHQWTCYPQNLVPF
- the LOC105496098 gene encoding glycine N-acyltransferase-like protein 1 isoform X2 gives rise to the protein MILLNNSQKLLALYKSLARSIPVSLKEMTDDMDSSTNIYHIFSKEPQKSQDVLKNCEIINWKQRLRIQGLQESLGEEIRAAAFSNSVKVEHSRAGLFITEDFLKLHASNKSKLGSWAETGQPDDEFERKTPNFNYAQLDISYSGLVNDNWKRGKNERSLRYIKRCIEVLPAACVLGPEGTPISWITMDPSCEVGMGYCMEKYRKKGNMAQLLVRHQKYLCQKNIPFYVSVLEDNKDSRRSVGLAGYFEAPCEWHQWTCYPQNLVPF